One stretch of Paenibacillus sp. AN1007 DNA includes these proteins:
- a CDS encoding alpha-amylase, whose amino-acid sequence MKKNHTMMQFFEWHLAADGNHWKRLADMAPELKAKGIDSVWVPPVTKAVSADDTGYGVYDLYDLGEFDQKGTVRTKYGTKQELVEAIAECQKSGIAVYVDLVMNHKAGADEKEVFKVIEVDPNDRTKEISEPFEIEGWTKFTFPGRGDQYSSFKWTSEHFNGTDFDAREERTGVFRIAGENKNWNENVDDEFGNYDYLMFANIDYNHPDVRNEMIEWGKWLIDTLQCGGFRLDAIKHINHEFIKEFAAEMIRKRGQDFYIVGEFWNSNLDACRTFLDTVDYQIDLFDVSLHYKFHEASLAGRDFDLSKIFEDTLVQTHPTHAVTFVDNHDSQPHEALESWVGDWFKPSAYALTLLRRDGYPVVFYGDYYGIGGPEPVEGKKEILDILLSARCNKAYGEQEDYFDHANTIGWVRRGVDEIEGSGCAVVISNGDDGEKRMFIGEHRAGEVWSDLTHSCDDEITIEEDGWATFHVCGGGVSVWALPDQDEDCGTVTADTE is encoded by the coding sequence ATGAAGAAAAATCATACGATGATGCAGTTTTTTGAATGGCATTTGGCTGCAGACGGCAATCATTGGAAACGACTGGCTGACATGGCCCCGGAACTGAAAGCAAAAGGCATAGACTCCGTATGGGTGCCTCCCGTAACCAAAGCGGTGTCTGCAGACGATACAGGTTATGGTGTATATGATCTGTATGATCTGGGCGAATTTGATCAAAAGGGTACGGTGCGCACCAAATATGGCACTAAGCAGGAGTTGGTGGAAGCCATCGCCGAGTGTCAGAAAAGCGGCATTGCTGTTTATGTGGATCTTGTGATGAATCATAAGGCCGGGGCAGACGAGAAGGAAGTATTTAAGGTCATTGAGGTTGATCCCAATGACCGGACCAAGGAAATTTCCGAACCGTTTGAGATCGAAGGGTGGACCAAATTCACATTTCCCGGACGCGGTGATCAATATTCGTCCTTTAAATGGACGTCCGAGCACTTCAACGGTACCGATTTTGATGCCAGAGAAGAGCGGACCGGTGTGTTCCGCATTGCGGGTGAGAACAAAAACTGGAATGAAAATGTCGATGACGAATTTGGCAACTATGACTACCTGATGTTTGCCAATATAGATTATAACCACCCGGATGTGCGGAATGAGATGATTGAGTGGGGCAAATGGCTGATTGATACCCTCCAGTGCGGCGGTTTCCGTCTGGATGCGATTAAACATATCAACCATGAGTTCATCAAGGAATTTGCTGCCGAAATGATCCGCAAACGTGGTCAGGATTTCTACATTGTAGGCGAGTTCTGGAACTCGAACCTGGATGCCTGTCGTACGTTTTTGGATACGGTGGATTACCAGATTGACCTATTTGATGTATCGCTTCACTATAAGTTCCATGAGGCTTCCCTCGCAGGCCGGGATTTCGATCTTTCCAAAATTTTTGAGGATACGCTCGTTCAGACTCATCCGACTCATGCGGTAACCTTTGTAGATAACCATGATTCACAGCCCCATGAAGCTTTGGAATCCTGGGTGGGTGATTGGTTTAAACCGAGTGCATACGCACTGACACTGCTGCGTCGTGACGGATATCCCGTTGTCTTCTACGGCGATTATTATGGCATTGGTGGACCTGAGCCGGTGGAGGGCAAAAAAGAGATTTTGGACATTCTGTTGTCAGCTCGCTGCAACAAAGCCTATGGAGAACAGGAAGACTATTTCGATCATGCCAATACGATTGGCTGGGTGCGCCGCGGCGTGGACGAGATCGAAGGCTCCGGCTGCGCAGTGGTCATCTCCAATGGGGATGACGGTGAGAAGAGAATGTTTATCGGTGAACATCGTGCAGGAGAAGTCTGGTCAGACCTGACACACAGCTGTGACGATGAGATTACCATTGAAGAAGATGGTTGGGCCACGTTCCATGTGTGCGGTGGTGGTGTCTCCGTCTGGGCTCTGCCAGATCAGGACGAGGATTGCGGGACAGTTACTGCAGATACAGAGTGA
- a CDS encoding DNA-binding protein translates to MQENEEVFLLSDQNHVLDKAFELFRICYKQNDWNEAKKIIRHMHKVSENLYKTQQKYGDISPLQLPMKRPLIFYIGYSYLAESIVYQKQGLYEEARSCISHYENLDQYNLSDPESQEEVNRFKIFAKANSYAADLLAGNFEILLEYHNFIKSDDEEVLPGLITILEAANLNNWNVDHILNDHLPHDLEAFASYEDIGNRVYYIKLLFQLALYTFNKKSYHDTINYILEYLAIAVNMDVYREFITNAAMYEKVRKLASTEQQLRYEIIIKGVLTNEKNINSHVLNGNAL, encoded by the coding sequence TTGCAAGAAAATGAAGAAGTTTTCTTACTATCAGATCAAAATCATGTTCTGGATAAAGCCTTTGAATTATTTCGCATATGTTACAAGCAGAACGATTGGAATGAAGCCAAAAAAATCATAAGACACATGCATAAAGTCTCAGAAAATCTATACAAAACTCAACAAAAATATGGTGATATTTCACCATTGCAGCTACCTATGAAAAGACCGCTGATATTTTACATAGGTTATAGCTACCTTGCTGAATCTATCGTGTACCAGAAGCAAGGACTTTATGAAGAAGCGCGCTCATGCATATCACATTATGAAAACCTGGATCAGTACAACCTTTCAGATCCGGAAAGCCAGGAAGAAGTTAACAGGTTCAAAATTTTTGCTAAGGCTAACTCTTACGCTGCTGATCTGTTAGCCGGTAACTTTGAAATTTTACTAGAGTACCATAACTTTATTAAATCAGATGATGAAGAGGTATTGCCAGGTTTAATTACCATATTGGAAGCAGCTAACCTTAACAACTGGAACGTTGATCATATTTTAAACGATCATCTTCCTCACGATCTTGAGGCATTTGCAAGCTATGAGGATATTGGGAATCGCGTGTATTACATCAAACTACTATTTCAACTCGCCCTCTATACTTTCAATAAAAAATCTTACCACGATACAATAAATTACATTCTTGAATATCTGGCAATAGCAGTTAATATGGATGTGTATAGGGAATTTATTACAAATGCGGCCATGTACGAAAAAGTCAGAAAATTAGCATCAACAGAGCAGCAACTAAGGTATGAAATTATAATCAAAGGAGTCCTGACAAATGAAAAAAACATTAATAGCCATGTTCTTAACGGTAACGCTTTGTAG
- a CDS encoding aspartyl-phosphate phosphatase Spo0E family protein, producing MKHAFSHNGLSKNELVADYGLHDPRTLEKSQELDAI from the coding sequence ATGAAACATGCTTTCAGTCACAATGGCCTCTCCAAAAATGAGCTGGTCGCAGATTATGGTTTACATGATCCTCGAACCTTGGAAAAGTCCCAGGAGCTTGATGCAATTTGA
- a CDS encoding zeta toxin family protein has translation MSKPVMTVFAGTNGAGKSTLTRNFNDQLGEIIDPDAIAKTINPHNPESVSPSAGREAIKRVRECIQNGKSFSIETTLAGKHAIRQMEQAKEAGFEINLYYVGLKNVEYHIERVEMRVKNGGHHIPEEDIRRRYDRSIGHLPDAIKLADRSFIVDNTSKFRLVMKIDKGKVQTISKDIPQWVKTTFLREAEKVQEHTHTNESTPEREGKQTEKIKASDLER, from the coding sequence ATGAGCAAACCTGTCATGACTGTTTTCGCTGGCACAAATGGAGCAGGAAAGAGCACATTAACCAGGAATTTTAATGATCAGTTAGGAGAAATTATTGATCCTGATGCCATTGCGAAAACTATCAATCCTCATAACCCTGAATCGGTTTCTCCATCAGCAGGAAGAGAAGCCATTAAACGCGTTCGAGAATGCATACAGAACGGTAAAAGCTTTTCCATTGAAACGACTCTTGCTGGTAAACACGCCATACGGCAAATGGAACAAGCCAAAGAAGCAGGATTTGAAATAAATCTTTATTATGTAGGACTTAAAAATGTAGAATATCATATCGAGCGGGTAGAAATGCGAGTTAAAAATGGTGGGCATCATATTCCAGAGGAAGATATTCGAAGACGATATGACCGTTCAATCGGTCATTTACCTGATGCAATAAAATTAGCTGATCGTTCTTTTATTGTTGATAACACTTCAAAGTTTAGGTTAGTAATGAAGATAGACAAAGGAAAGGTTCAAACAATATCTAAAGACATACCGCAGTGGGTTAAAACCACTTTTTTAAGAGAAGCGGAGAAAGTACAGGAGCATACACATACGAATGAAAGTACACCTGAACGTGAAGGTAAACAAACAGAAAAAATCAAGGCATCAGATCTAGAACGATAA
- a CDS encoding MBL fold metallo-hydrolase — MKVTFLGTGDMFSVEQHHNSMLAEFGGTHLVIDFPESNAKALKEYGFAMTGIHNVFITHLHEDHINGVQMLGYYAQIVGDRKPRLFIHEELVDPLWSILSPGMRYTTDGERTMSDYYDVVPLPDGGSFELGGVTFETFRTKHVPGMVSSGLMAKSYFYYSADSTLDRELVERTAPDVQLIFHECHMHDLVIKSHTSLEDLEQLPPEVRQKTVLMHYHDEYANDAKRAAFNREHADDLRMAGTLESFELKA; from the coding sequence GTGAAAGTCACTTTTCTTGGTACAGGGGATATGTTCAGTGTTGAGCAGCATCATAACAGTATGCTGGCTGAATTCGGCGGCACCCATCTGGTGATTGATTTTCCGGAGTCCAACGCCAAAGCACTTAAAGAATACGGATTCGCAATGACCGGCATTCATAATGTGTTCATTACCCATCTGCATGAGGATCATATTAACGGGGTTCAGATGCTTGGGTATTATGCCCAGATTGTAGGAGATCGTAAGCCGCGTTTGTTTATTCATGAAGAGCTGGTTGATCCGCTGTGGAGCATCCTCTCTCCAGGCATGCGTTATACTACGGACGGCGAGCGTACGATGAGTGATTATTATGACGTGGTTCCGCTGCCGGATGGCGGAAGCTTTGAACTGGGCGGGGTAACATTCGAGACGTTCCGCACGAAGCATGTTCCCGGCATGGTCAGCAGCGGACTGATGGCCAAGTCTTATTTTTACTATAGTGCGGACAGCACACTGGATCGTGAGCTGGTAGAGCGGACCGCACCCGATGTGCAGCTGATTTTCCATGAATGCCATATGCATGACTTGGTTATCAAATCTCATACTTCTCTGGAGGATCTCGAGCAGCTTCCCCCCGAGGTAAGACAAAAAACGGTGCTGATGCACTACCATGATGAGTACGCGAACGATGCTAAACGTGCAGCATTCAACCGCGAGCACGCGGATGATCTGCGTATGGCTGGCACCTTGGAGTCTTTTGAGTTGAAGGCATAA